In the genome of Cervus elaphus chromosome 5, mCerEla1.1, whole genome shotgun sequence, the window CGATAAATATCAAAAGGATTTATGACACTCAGTCAGGTAGGATCATATAAGTTACTGTGAAATAATAGTTCTTtacttagccaaagttaacaaaagatttcaaaggtaattATAGAACAGATCAattaagaggttaaaaaaaaacttaaatctattattAAAAACAGTTCAACATCTGAAGAAACTAAGtcctcttaacagagagaaaggcTGAATTTAagtttttgctgctgctgctgctaagtcgcttcagtcgtgtccgactctgtgcgaccccatagacggcagcccaccaggttcccccgtccctgggactctccaggcaagaatactggagtgggttgccatttccttctccaaggcatgaaagtgaaaagtgaaagtgaagtcactcagtcgtgtctgactcttcacgaccccatggactgcagcctatcaggctcctccatacatgggattttccaggtgagattactggagtgggtcgccatggcCTTCTCCTACGTTTTGCACCAGCTTACTTTAACTTCATTTaggtaaacttaattaaatttattttcaacttaGTCAGTCCTAACCATGCAcaaaaccttttcatggtctacCTTCCACAACCTTTTAATCACTTTCTgtaacagccacctgtaagtcagcctactttctttccctttataaaatgcaattttattttttatatcttctttattaaaaatacacatcCTATTTTCTTATTAGATTAGCAAATAAGCATTAACACTAGATATGTACTATTGAATATTTCCCATTTCACTtgaatctgaaatttatttaggttaatttttcttgcatttagaattgtttgatttgtaagtgcttacttttctttaggccaattaaattGCAATTCATTTACAATTTCAACAATATTAGAAAAAAGACATATAttgagacatacataaatccagacagacagagtGACAGAGATCTTATAGCTTTCtgtttgagatttaaaatatctcttccaCCCCCTTTTTTCCTTCGCTTGAAGTTCTAATTTGCACTCTGTTCAAtcagcaatcagttcagttcagtcgttcagttgtgtccaactctttgcaaccccatgcacgccaggcctccctgtctatcaccaactcccggagtttactcaaactcatgtccaatgagtcagtgatgccatccaaccatctcatcctctgtcgtccccttctcctcctgccctcaatctttcccagcatcagggtcttttcaaacgagtcagctcttcccatcaggtggccaaagtattggagtttctgcttcaacatcagtccttccagtgatcacccaagactgatctcctttaggatggactggttggatctccttacagtccaagggactctcaagagtcctctccaacaccacagttcaaaagcaccaattcttctgcggttagctttctttatagtccaactctcacatccatacatgactactggaaaaaccatagccttgactagatggacctttgttgataaagtaatgtctctgctttttaatatgctgtctaggttggtcacaatcAGCAATCACGCACTCACAATCACTCAGAGGCTATCACGATGCCTCCCTTCCTTCAGAGTCTCCAAGTTTCCTTAACTGTTGCTGCCTTCCTGGGAGCccaaggaggtgatcagtctcctctTCTACCCGTTGGGGTAGGTTCCTGCCTGGGGACTGGTCCCGGAGCCTTGCCTTATCCTGTGACCATTCCTGGTGAGTTGGTCTGTCACTCCAATGAGTCCAGTTGGGGCTCGGCTGTCCGGAGATTTGGAACACTGGTCCTAAAGAGAACCCGGAAAACCGTCAGCTGTCACGTCTCCTCGTTCGTCTCAGGGTTCCTTCACTCCAGCCCGGCTAAGCTACCAGTCTGGCTTCTTAAGGGGCCGGCGTGGTTGGAATCTCGCTGGGGCCTccagaaatgttgcagaaaccagtactcgagaaaccaaccaccacacttggagagttggagaaTCAAGTTTATTATGATGGCGGGCCCAGAGgtgttaacactccaagctctgggacctgaacaaagggattacagagtttttagAGATGGACTATAGcgggcaacactagctgttaacAGGCTGGTTTAACTAAGGGATTTTGAGTGCACGGGAACAgtggtcaagatggggaggggaatGTCTGACCTGGACAGGCggacatgattaagcaggtttgcaggggctgggtgattgcaaagagcaggacaagggtgagtgagataaactccagtttCTAGTTTTGCAAGTCCCCATTTTCTAAGACTACATGACCTACGCGATCTAGATtttgcaaggggcaagctgagttacagaggcagaaggagaaggtgatgtaaaattttaacttttcctcttcactaggggcggggcctccgggggcggggcctccgggGGCGGGGCCTTTGGCAGCTGCGGCTCTCAGGCCCTGGGCTTCAGTAGCCGGGGCACACGGGGTTGCTTGCTCCACAGCATGcggaaccttcctggaccaggggtcaaactcatgtcccctgcatgggtaggtggattcttacccactgagccaccagggaagtcccgatccTTTGTGTCGGTGGGTGTCTGAGTGGTGTCAAGTTTTGACTGTTGTGAGGAGTGTTGCTCTGACATTCTGGCCAATGCCTTTGGTGAACATCTATATACCTTCCTCTTAGCatttaaagggacccttgttttCTTTATGGGAAGAACCAATCATGTATAGATCAGGTCAGGACCTAATTTTTATAAtaggtcttttcattttatttctctaattgaagtagagttgattgacaatgttgttcGAACCTCTCCTgtgcagcagagtgactcagttatacacacagagacgttcttttttaaaatattcattcccattgtgatttatcacaggatattgcaGACAGTCCCCCgtggtatacagtaggatcttgctgCTTATCCATCCAGATGTAACAGCTCAcgtctgctaatcccagactccgagcctttcccttccctcctccctccctcttggcaaccacaggtctgctCTCTACGTCCacgagtctctttctgtttggtCGATATGTTCATTTATTCCATATTTGAGATTCCACGtaaaaatgatatcatatggtgtttgtctttgaCTTTCTGAGTTACTGCACTTAGTAGGATATTCTCTAGTTGCATCTATGTTGATGAAAATGGtctgtcacgtctgactcttgtgacctcatggactgtagcccaccagattcttccGTCCGTAGGaatctccatgcaagaatactcgagtgggttgccatttccttctccagaaaatggcattattcattcttttttatggcttagtagcattccagtgtgtatgtatgtggacatacacacaccacctcctcctcatccattcatctgttcatggacatttaggttgttaatatgtcttggctattgtgaatagtgctctGATGAACAGGGTGTgtgcatctttttaaattagttttgtcCAGGTCTATGCCCAGGTGTAGGAGTGCTGGATCAAATCAtaattctatttttggttttctgaggaacctccacacaaTTTCCATAGTCGCTGTACCAACTTATATTCTCACTAACAaggtaggagggttcctttttctccaccctctctccagcatttgttaaatGTAGACTTTctaatggtggccattctgaccagtgtgaggtgatatctcaatgaagattttatttgcatttccctactaattagtgatgctgagcatcttctcatgtgcctacATAGAACAGTGGGATGTCTTTAGAGAAGTGGCCGAGACCTACTTTTAAGAGAAGTGTAATTTCAGCCAGGGTTAAATCCTCAGCCACAACGTGTGATTCAGGACACATGTTTCCTGGGGGGAAACAGAGGAGGCCCTGAGACCAGTGCACTTGAGCTCCTTACCACCTGCCCAGGTGCCCTGAACCCTCAGGGTGGGCAGAAGAGGTCCGAACACCCGTTAGAAGACAGTGGATCCCCTGCTGCAGCTGAGAAAATGAATTCCTTTCGTTATGACCAGAGGGCTTGCATCGGAGTGGATCTCAAGGCACAGATCCTGGTGGTGGAATCTCATGGTGACTGAGGAGGAGTCTGTCGACCtggggctcacacacacacacacacacacacacacacacacacacagcatgggGCACTCAGCACACTTGCCAAGCCTGGGGAGCTGGGCCTTGTTCACCTCTGGGTGGCTCTTAGCAGCACGGAAGCCACAAAACCACACATGACATGAAATAAACAGAACTGGCCAGGACAGAGTGAGAAAGAAGGGgtcagaggctcagagaaactCCCCTGCTAAAATATGACAGAGAAAAGGAGGACAAAGAATCCATCCAGAGAGGACGGGGAGAGGGAGCAGGGGACACAAGGGGCCcctgagggcagtggggagggtcACCCAGGACACAGAAGAATAAGCGGTGCCCGTGCAGGGCGGTGGCCAGCAGCCGGGAGCCGGGGGGCAGGTGCAGACGTGGGAGAGGAAGCCTCTGGACAAAATGGGTGAAAGGAAAAGGGGCTTCTCCTTTCTGATCCTCCCCCAGGGCGGCCTCTGCTCTGCAGTGACTCAGGCCCTCAAAGGGAGCCGAccccagggaggggaaggggtcaGGCTCAGGGCAGGAAGGTGGCTGGGATGCAGGTGGGGTTGGTGCCTgcagggagggcagggtggggctgTTTCTGCTGCGAGGCTGGACCTGAGCCCCGAGCTCCGCCTCCTCCCCAAAGTGCAGACCCTGTTGAGTCCATTCCTGCCTCCGACCCCTGCTCTGGGGTCCTCTCTCCTCACCTACCACCAGCTCTGCCCTCTCCCCCCGGCAGCGATGTCTCAGCTCCTCATAGGCACACTCGCCCGGACCCGGACCACTTGTTCTCCCTAGAGGCACAGAGGTCTGCACACAGCTTTCATCCTGTGCTGCAATTCATCCTCTCAATCAATGACACTCCTTTCTCCTAATATGTAAAATGCAGAAGTAGGTGCTGAAGTGGGAAGTGAACCAGAGAGAAGTGCAAAGGAGATTCAGGAAACATCTTTCAAGTCTTGAGGGACATCAGGCATGTCCACTTCTGATCTGGGCTTCGGGTCCTTGAAGGGACTGAGGGCTCGTTATCTCCGAGGATGGGAGGCAGGACCCCGTGTCTGCTTCCGGCTCTGTTCCTTCTCCTCATCCCAGGTGAGTGGGGCGGGGCTTCAGACTCTGGAGTGACTAAGACAGGAGATCCTGAGGGTCTGTCTTGGGGGAACGTGGCAGGGAACACGACAGGGTCCGTTCATTCACCCAGACACTTATTTGTTAATCAAATATCACGTTTACTATTAACATCTCATAGGTTCTATGTTAGGTGCTGGGAAACAAGaaatcaaaccaaaccaaagtGTCTCCCCCTTTAGGACAGTGTTTTTCAACCTTGGCCATTCTACAcaagcagatgaatgaatgaaaatgggaGTAATGAAGGAAGCCACTCCTGAAGagctttttaaagctttatttctggctgcactgggtcctggGGGTGCGCTGGCTTCTCatagcagtggcttctctggttgcagagcacaggctccaaggGGTGCAGGCTCCACAGCTGTGGTCAGGCAGAGTTGCCCGCCTCACCCGTGGaatggggaatcttcctggaccaggatggaacccgtgccccTGCATTGGACCATCGGGGAAGTCCTTAAGGTTTTTATTGTGATTTTCCCCccactattttgttcttttgggcATCCCTGGTAGATCAGagggtaaaaaatttgcctgcagtgcaggatatcctcgtttgacccctgggtcgggaagattccttggagaagggaatggcaacccactccaatatttttgcctagagaattccatggacagaccatggggtggcaaaaagtcagacttgactgagcgataacatttttgctttattttgctctTTAGACATTTTCTGAGCACGTGGAAATGGTTCACTtctattttgttaaaatttctgGCTTAGTTGAATTACATCCAGAGAACATACTCAGTGACTTCAGTCCTTGGAAAATTTCAGCGACCTATTTTGCGGCAGGTCTCTTTAACGAtcaatttttgtaaatattctcTATGTGCTTTAAACAAAACGTGTTGTTTGAAGTTGTTAGATCGTGTTCCACATGCTTCTAGTTGCATCTCAAACTCATGCTGAACAATCACGCTGAATGTTTATTGACTGTAAAGAAGTGGTCAGCGCTTCTGTGAATGGGTTTgcatttgcatgcatgcatgctaagttgattcagtcgtgtctgactccttgtgactccatggacagtagtctcTCAgctctctgtccattggattctccaggcaagaatactggagtgggttgccaaggcctcctccaggggatcttcctgacccagggacagaactctTGTCTCCTTccgctcctacattgcaggcggattctttacccctgagccactgggaagctccAGGTTTGCGTTGACTTAAgtaactttaaataatttttaatggagGTCTGATTTAAGTTATTTCCAGTGCTCTGAGTGCCTTTAcacaagtttcagttcagttcagttcatttcagtcactcagtcatgtccaattctttgcaacaccatggactgcagcacggcaggcctccctgtccatcaccaactcctggagtttaatcaaactcatgtccattgagtcggtgatgccatccaaccatctcaacctctgtcatcccattctcctcacaccttcaatctttcccagcatcagagtcttttccaatgagtcagttcttcacattagatggccaaaatactggagtttcagcttcagcatcagtccttccaatgaacatgcaggaccgacttcttttaggatggactggttggatctccttgtagtccaaaggactctcgagagtcttcttcaacaacacagttcaaaggtatcaattcttcagcactgagctttctttatagtccaactctcacatccatacatgactagtggaaaaaccgtagccttgactagacagaactagACTGAAAATAATGAGCCGGTGAGTGCCGTCCTGTCCTTGCTTTTATCCTACAAAAGCACTTCTCCCAGGAATTTGGGAGTGGAATTCACAATCCAGTGAACATAATGGGATGTGTCCTGTATGGAGTCCATAGCACATGGAGCCCCAGTAGCAACCACTGTTTTGGTCAGCTTCAAGGAGGCCCCTGCCAGGACATTTACTACATCATACCCAGTTTACTACAACTTACTGGTTTACTACATCGTAACCAGTAGGAACAGCCTCCCTACAGACATGCTAAGGGGGTGTGTCAGCTGGACCTCCTGAGGTCATCAGTGCAGAGTCATCTTCTGTGGCAATGGGTCCCCTGGTCTTTCCTCCCCATCAGACCAGAATAACACAGGGATGGCTGCAAATGGACATGACTGGAATGGAAAGTCTTACTGGCTGCAGACAGGGGAAGTGGGGTTAATTACAGAAAGTTACTCTTGCTCTGTTTTAATGCTTGTGTTTCTTTGAGATCTGCAGCTGTGATTTTATGGGAATTTCCTGGGGGCTTTGACTAGTATTTTGAAGggcaaaaggtccatctagtggaGGGTGTATTTCTTTCTTGACTGTTTCTCCGCTCAGGAGGCCCTTGGGTCTGGTTGAACTATTCACAGTGCAGGAGGCTGTGGCCCTGCCCCCAGGGCGGGAGGTGACAGGTACACGGATTTGTATTTCCAGGCTCATCTGCCATCTCGGGTCCCAGAGCAGTGAGAGGTGTGGAGCAGGCATCACTGACCGTGCGGTGTCGATACGACCCTGGGTATGAGTCCTACCCGAAGTGGTGGTGCCGGGGGGCCGCCTGGGGCAGCTGTCAGCTTGCCGTTAAAACCACTGGATcagagaaggaggtgaagaagggCCGCGTGTCCATCAGGGACAACTGGAAAGACCGCTCATTCACCGTGACCATGGAGAAGCTCAGGCTAGATGATTCAGACACTTACTGGTGTGGGATTGAGAGAGTTGGAATTGACCTGGGGAACCGAGTAGAAGTGACCATTGACCCAGGTGAGAGTCTGTGTCCATGTGGACGTGTCTCTTCAGGGCCTGCTCTGTCCAGGGACCCAGCTGGCCCTCAGAGGGAATGTCATAGGGGTGGGGGAGTCCTGAGGTCTCACGGAGCCCCCGCTGACCAcctgggctgggaggggcagggctTCCCCTCGACGCTCTCCTGGCTCCAGGGCCTCCTCCGGGACGGGATCAGGCTTTCCTGGCACCTTGCTTTCCTCTGCACAGTCAGAGCCGAGTCTGTTCCCAAGGAGATGAAGGTGGTGGTCCCAGTGTCAGCCCGTGGGCCAAGGGACCCTCCTCTGTGGGACCTGGAGCCCCCGAT includes:
- the LOC122695559 gene encoding CMRF35-like molecule 5, giving the protein MGGRTPCLLPALFLLLIPGSSAISGPRAVRGVEQASLTVRCRYDPGYESYPKWWCRGAAWGSCQLAVKTTGSEKEVKKGRVSIRDNWKDRSFTVTMEKLRLDDSDTYWCGIERVGIDLGNRVEVTIDPAAESISTSASSNANMFTAPVAPEGHPPLLGSIHFLLLVFLKVPLLLGLLGAVLWVNRPLRSSGGKPQENQQPPCSSTLSREKDPQREEKGIFSGNVGGQQ